Proteins encoded together in one Maricaulis maris window:
- a CDS encoding MBL fold metallo-hydrolase: MTSIPFVREFDFEYGRCDTLSPLIRRVIAPNPGPFTFTGTGVYIIGHGSVAVIDPGPVDPAHIAAIDTALEGETVSHVFVTHHHLDHSPLAHPLAEKHGARVYGFGPPQIAPAGGEVRLEAGDDVGFQPDVQIEDEEIFPGAGWTLQALHTPGHTSNHVCYALIEENTLFSGDHVMGWSTSVISPPDGHMGDYLFQLARMRDRDFTRLWPTHGPAVESPSPFIQAYIDHRLAREDQILACLADGHETIRDMVAVMYADVDKRLHPAAAHSALAHVIHLIELGKVASDTALDQIDLNATFRLAETV; this comes from the coding sequence ATGACGTCTATCCCCTTTGTACGTGAGTTCGACTTCGAATACGGGCGTTGCGACACGCTCTCCCCGCTGATCCGGCGCGTCATTGCGCCCAATCCCGGGCCTTTCACCTTCACCGGGACCGGTGTCTACATCATCGGCCACGGCTCGGTGGCGGTGATCGATCCCGGCCCGGTCGACCCGGCTCATATCGCGGCGATCGACACGGCGCTTGAGGGCGAGACGGTCAGCCATGTCTTCGTCACCCACCACCATCTCGACCATTCGCCCCTCGCCCACCCGCTGGCCGAGAAGCATGGCGCCAGGGTCTATGGCTTCGGTCCGCCGCAGATTGCGCCGGCCGGCGGAGAAGTCCGTCTCGAAGCCGGCGATGATGTCGGCTTCCAGCCGGACGTCCAGATCGAGGATGAGGAAATCTTCCCCGGCGCGGGCTGGACACTCCAGGCGCTGCACACGCCCGGGCACACCTCCAACCATGTCTGCTACGCGCTGATCGAGGAGAACACGCTCTTCTCCGGCGACCATGTCATGGGCTGGTCGACCAGCGTTATCAGCCCGCCGGACGGGCATATGGGTGACTATCTTTTCCAGCTGGCGCGGATGCGCGACCGGGACTTCACCCGCCTCTGGCCGACCCACGGCCCCGCTGTCGAGAGCCCGAGCCCCTTTATCCAGGCCTATATCGACCACCGCCTCGCCCGCGAGGACCAGATCCTCGCCTGCCTCGCCGACGGTCATGAGACAATCCGCGACATGGTCGCTGTGATGTATGCCGATGTCGACAAACGCCTCCACCCGGCCGCCGCTCACAGCGCCCTGGCGCACGTGATCCACCTCATCGAACTGGGCAAGGTCGCCAGCGACACCGCGCTCGACCAGATTGATCTGAACGCGACATTCCGCCTCGCAGAAACGGTCTGA
- a CDS encoding DUF1499 domain-containing protein: MDRLIAILRLIIQPLGWITALLALVTPVWFLIAALGTKLGFWDWPFGLVRMTLDIGPKLILACLIAGGSMAILLILYRVIAKRSFGVVSVPIMALLVAAGGYGGRYVYDGLAASRPVIFDITTDAEDPPHFTPAYAARRGAAERSLDFDPTGMAAQAEAYPDITSLVVERDARQVFRDALHYAREQGWRIGTASDSAGMFEAGAESLMFGFRDDIAVRVMALEDGRSQVDIRSLARQPVHDLGRNARRVERFLAAMSGEAED, translated from the coding sequence GTGGACCGTCTGATTGCAATATTGCGCCTGATCATCCAGCCGCTGGGGTGGATCACAGCCCTGTTGGCGCTGGTCACACCGGTCTGGTTCCTCATTGCCGCGCTCGGCACAAAGCTGGGATTCTGGGACTGGCCCTTCGGTCTGGTCCGGATGACACTCGATATCGGTCCCAAGCTGATCCTCGCCTGCCTGATCGCCGGTGGCAGCATGGCCATCCTGCTGATCCTCTACCGCGTCATCGCCAAGCGGTCCTTCGGCGTTGTGAGTGTGCCGATCATGGCCCTGCTGGTTGCTGCCGGCGGCTATGGCGGGCGCTATGTCTATGACGGGCTCGCCGCCAGCCGTCCGGTGATTTTCGATATCACAACCGATGCCGAGGACCCGCCGCACTTCACGCCCGCCTACGCTGCCCGGCGTGGCGCTGCCGAGCGCTCGCTGGACTTCGACCCGACCGGCATGGCGGCCCAGGCCGAGGCCTATCCCGATATCACCAGCCTGGTCGTTGAACGCGACGCCCGCCAGGTCTTCCGTGACGCGCTGCACTATGCCCGCGAACAGGGCTGGCGCATCGGCACGGCCTCGGACTCCGCCGGCATGTTCGAAGCCGGGGCGGAAAGCCTGATGTTCGGTTTCCGCGATGACATTGCGGTGCGGGTGATGGCGCTCGAGGATGGCCGGTCCCAGGTCGACATCCGCTCGCTCGCCCGCCAGCCGGTTCACGATCTTGGCCGCAATGCGCGCCGCGTCGAGCGCTTTCTGGCGGCGATGAGCGGCGAGGCCGAAGACTAA
- the pdxH gene encoding pyridoxamine 5'-phosphate oxidase, whose protein sequence is MSDDKLIPPSPDAEAYAKTTDANAAEIFDREDPFALFAEWLTEAKKSEPNDPNAMALATADASGLPDVRMVLLKDLDQTGFVFYTNLESGKGGQLAQNAQAALCFHWKSLRRQIRVRGQVEAVSEAEADAYFASRARDSRIGAWASKQSRPLESKFALEKAVAREAARFGLGEVPRPPHWSGFRIRPLKMEFWRDRPFRLHDRMFFDRPDLGSTWTVSRLYP, encoded by the coding sequence ATGTCCGACGACAAACTCATTCCGCCCAGCCCCGACGCCGAGGCCTATGCCAAAACCACGGACGCCAATGCGGCGGAGATCTTTGATCGCGAGGACCCGTTTGCCCTGTTTGCCGAGTGGCTGACCGAGGCGAAGAAGTCGGAGCCCAACGACCCGAACGCCATGGCGCTGGCCACGGCGGACGCCTCCGGCCTGCCCGATGTCCGCATGGTGCTCCTGAAGGACCTCGATCAGACGGGGTTCGTCTTCTACACCAATCTGGAGAGCGGCAAGGGCGGCCAGCTGGCGCAGAATGCCCAGGCCGCGCTGTGTTTCCACTGGAAGTCGCTGCGTCGCCAGATCCGGGTGCGGGGCCAGGTCGAGGCGGTCAGCGAGGCCGAGGCCGACGCCTATTTCGCCTCCCGCGCCCGCGACAGCCGGATCGGCGCCTGGGCCTCCAAACAGTCGCGCCCGCTGGAAAGCAAGTTCGCGCTGGAAAAGGCCGTCGCTCGCGAGGCCGCCCGTTTCGGTCTCGGCGAAGTCCCGCGTCCGCCGCACTGGTCGGGCTTTCGCATTCGCCCGCTGAAAATGGAATTCTGGCGTGATCGGCCCTTCCGTCTTCATGATAGAATGTTTTTTGACAGGCCGGATTTGGGGTCGACTTGGACGGTGAGCCGGTTATACCCCTGA
- the aroC gene encoding chorismate synthase, producing the protein MSHNTFGHLFRVTTWGESHGPSIGAVVDGCPAGIPLSEADLQPFLDLRRPGTSRHVTPRQEPDQVRILSGTFEDDRTDGPVTTGTPISLIIENVDQRSKDYGAIRDKWRPGHADYTYDMKYGIRDYRGGGRSSARETAMRVAAGGIARKVLGDGISIRAAMVQMGERAIDRSRWDWDAVHDNPFFCPDAETAALWEADMDALRRAGSSTGAIIEVVVSGVPAGWGAPVYAKLDSELAAAMMTINAVKGVEIGAGFASAAMRGEDAADEMRMGEDGPVFLSNHNGGVLGGISTGQDLTIRFAIKPTSSIMVERRTLDRDFEETVIETRGRHDPCVGIRAVPVGEAMAALVLADQKLRHAGQSAY; encoded by the coding sequence ATGTCTCACAACACCTTCGGACACCTCTTCCGGGTCACCACCTGGGGCGAAAGTCATGGCCCTTCGATCGGCGCCGTCGTCGATGGCTGCCCGGCCGGCATTCCGCTGAGCGAGGCCGACCTCCAGCCCTTCCTCGACCTGCGCCGTCCCGGCACCTCGCGCCATGTCACGCCGCGCCAGGAGCCCGACCAGGTCCGCATTCTCTCCGGCACCTTCGAGGATGACCGCACCGACGGGCCGGTGACCACCGGTACGCCGATCAGCCTCATCATCGAGAATGTCGACCAGCGCTCGAAGGATTATGGCGCCATCCGCGACAAGTGGCGGCCGGGCCATGCCGACTACACCTATGACATGAAGTACGGCATCCGCGATTATCGCGGCGGCGGACGCTCCTCGGCCCGCGAAACCGCGATGCGGGTCGCGGCCGGCGGTATTGCCCGCAAGGTGCTCGGCGACGGCATCTCGATCCGCGCCGCCATGGTCCAGATGGGCGAACGCGCCATCGACCGCTCGCGCTGGGACTGGGACGCGGTGCACGACAACCCCTTCTTCTGTCCGGACGCGGAAACGGCAGCGCTTTGGGAGGCCGACATGGACGCCCTGCGCCGCGCCGGCTCCTCGACCGGCGCCATCATCGAGGTCGTCGTTTCCGGTGTTCCGGCCGGCTGGGGCGCCCCGGTCTACGCCAAGCTCGACAGCGAGCTCGCCGCCGCCATGATGACCATCAATGCCGTGAAGGGCGTCGAGATCGGCGCCGGCTTCGCCTCGGCGGCAATGCGCGGCGAGGATGCCGCCGACGAGATGCGCATGGGCGAGGATGGCCCGGTCTTCCTGTCCAACCATAATGGCGGCGTGCTGGGCGGGATATCGACCGGCCAGGACCTGACCATCCGCTTCGCCATCAAGCCGACCTCCTCGATCATGGTCGAGCGCCGCACGCTGGATCGCGATTTCGAGGAGACCGTGATCGAGACCCGGGGGCGCCACGATCCCTGCGTCGGCATCCGCGCCGTCCCGGTCGGCGAAGCCATGGCCGCGCTGGTTCTGGCTGACCAGAAGCTGCGGCACGCCGGCCAATCCGCCTACTGA
- a CDS encoding glycine zipper domain-containing protein: protein MKQLKRKWLGASLASLILVPALMTLAPADAQRRGGGDEYQRDGGNETGRGARRGPDRERRSDATPNRPQREARVDRPRRDSGPATRPTSQPGPDRGPRPDTRPGGRGPDTRPGGGRGPQTGNPGRRPDTRPDRPRRPDTRPGGRGPDVGNPGRRPDTRPDRPRRPDSRPGGRGPDVGNPGRRPDTRPDRPRRPDTRPGGRRPDVGNPGRRPDYRRPGDRRPDARGPGGYRPDTRPNRPNRPGAHRPWRSDRPFAGHNPRRWDYAGRRHNFYHDQRRHESNRRWIRHLNHGWSNARYYGRWGPSSRWRYDTRYYDHGYSNRQFAYYDGICRYNSNGDGAVVGALLGALIGGYAASDDSVGAGILLGAGFGAVLGNSIDRFDDCDRAQYQYAMNYAFEYGQPYYWGNPYSGVRGTVIIRETYYNAGVECRWGDAEIYMPDGTYNYDRVRMCRDPYGDWQVASYQ, encoded by the coding sequence ATGAAGCAGCTCAAGCGCAAATGGCTTGGCGCCTCGCTCGCGTCGCTCATCCTGGTTCCCGCCCTGATGACACTGGCCCCGGCCGATGCCCAAAGGCGCGGTGGCGGCGATGAGTATCAACGCGACGGTGGCAATGAGACCGGACGCGGCGCCCGCCGTGGCCCGGATCGCGAACGCCGCAGCGACGCCACGCCAAACCGTCCGCAACGCGAAGCCCGGGTAGACCGGCCGCGCCGCGACTCCGGCCCGGCGACACGACCGACATCGCAGCCCGGTCCCGACCGCGGCCCCCGTCCTGATACCCGCCCCGGCGGACGCGGCCCTGATACCCGCCCCGGCGGCGGACGCGGTCCGCAAACCGGCAATCCCGGCCGTCGCCCGGATACGCGTCCTGACCGGCCGCGCCGTCCCGATACCCGCCCGGGTGGACGTGGTCCCGATGTCGGCAATCCCGGCCGTCGACCGGATACGCGTCCTGACCGGCCACGCCGTCCAGACAGCCGCCCGGGTGGGCGTGGCCCTGATGTCGGCAATCCCGGCCGTCGCCCCGATACGCGTCCTGACCGGCCGCGCCGTCCCGATACCCGCCCGGGTGGTCGCCGGCCTGATGTCGGCAATCCGGGCCGTCGCCCCGATTATCGTCGCCCCGGCGACCGTCGGCCGGATGCACGAGGACCGGGTGGCTATCGTCCGGACACACGTCCGAACCGCCCCAATCGTCCCGGTGCCCATCGTCCCTGGCGCTCCGACCGGCCTTTCGCCGGTCATAATCCGCGCCGCTGGGACTATGCCGGGCGTCGCCATAATTTCTATCATGACCAGCGCCGCCACGAGTCCAACCGGCGCTGGATCCGGCATCTGAACCATGGCTGGTCGAATGCCCGCTATTATGGCCGCTGGGGTCCGTCGAGCCGCTGGCGCTATGACACCCGCTATTACGACCATGGCTATTCCAACCGCCAGTTCGCCTATTATGACGGCATCTGCCGCTATAACAGCAATGGTGACGGCGCCGTGGTCGGCGCCCTGCTGGGCGCCCTGATCGGCGGTTACGCGGCCAGCGATGACAGTGTCGGTGCCGGCATCCTGCTCGGCGCAGGCTTCGGCGCCGTGCTCGGCAACAGCATCGACCGTTTCGATGATTGTGATCGCGCCCAGTATCAGTACGCGATGAATTACGCCTTCGAATACGGTCAGCCCTATTACTGGGGCAACCCCTATTCCGGCGTCCGCGGCACGGTGATCATCCGCGAGACCTACTACAATGCCGGCGTCGAGTGTCGCTGGGGTGATGCGGAAATCTACATGCCGGACGGGACGTACAATTACGACCGCGTGCGCATGTGCCGCGACCCCTATGGTGACTGGCAGGTCGCGTCCTACCAGTAG
- a CDS encoding TlyA family RNA methyltransferase, whose protein sequence is MRADLYLVEHGHFDTRARAQAAIAAGKVSANGVKLTKPSQKIADGAEIVAEAAHPWVSRAALKLVAGLDGFGVDPADRVCLDVGSSTGGFTEVLLSRGARHVYAVDVGRGQLHPSLQADRRVTSLEATDARSLAAELFSEPPSLVVCDASFISLLKVIARPLALAAPTADLIALIKPQFEVGKALIGKGGLVKSEKARDDAVATVRAALDGLEGFSVRTVMDSPIEGGDGNREYLIAAARPDQG, encoded by the coding sequence ATGCGCGCCGATCTCTATCTCGTTGAACACGGTCATTTCGACACCCGCGCGCGGGCCCAGGCGGCGATCGCGGCGGGGAAGGTGTCGGCGAACGGGGTCAAGCTGACCAAGCCGTCTCAGAAGATTGCGGACGGGGCCGAAATTGTCGCCGAGGCCGCGCATCCCTGGGTGTCGCGGGCGGCGCTCAAGCTGGTGGCCGGGCTGGACGGGTTCGGGGTGGATCCGGCGGATCGGGTCTGCCTCGATGTCGGGTCCTCGACCGGCGGGTTCACCGAGGTGCTGTTGTCGCGCGGGGCGCGGCATGTCTATGCGGTGGATGTCGGGCGGGGGCAGTTGCACCCCTCGCTTCAGGCCGACCGGCGGGTCACGTCCCTGGAGGCGACCGATGCCAGGTCATTGGCGGCGGAGCTGTTTTCCGAGCCGCCCTCGCTGGTGGTCTGCGATGCCAGCTTCATTTCCTTGCTGAAAGTGATCGCCCGGCCCCTGGCTTTGGCGGCGCCGACGGCGGATTTGATCGCGCTCATCAAACCCCAGTTCGAGGTCGGCAAGGCCTTGATCGGCAAGGGGGGTCTGGTGAAAAGCGAAAAGGCGCGTGACGACGCGGTCGCGACCGTGCGAGCGGCTCTGGACGGGCTGGAAGGCTTTTCGGTACGCACGGTCATGGACAGTCCAATCGAAGGGGGCGACGGCAATCGGGAATACCTTATTGCCGCCGCCCGCCCTGACCAAGGCTGA
- the dxs gene encoding 1-deoxy-D-xylulose-5-phosphate synthase encodes MAPKTPILDTISSPADLKNLPLDRLKTLADELRAETIDAVSVTGGHLGAGLGVVELTTALHHVFDTPTDTLIWDVGHQCYPHKILTGRRDRIRTLRQPGGLSGFTKRSESAYDPFGAAHASTSISAALGFAVGRDLKGEQRNVIAVIGDGSMSAGMAYEAMNNAGHIGGRLIVILNDNDMSIAPPVGAMSHYFARLVSSQGYRSIRKLGKGVAKAFRVEEAARRAEEYMRGMAMGGTLFEEMGFRYVGPIDGHDLDQLVPVLRNVRDGDSAPVLIHVVTQKGKGYAPAEAADDKYHGVAKFNVITGEQQKSKAAAPSYTKVFAQQLIREAEADSRVVGVTAAMPGGTGLDLFGDRFPDRMFDVGIAEQHAVTFAAGLAADGMKPFAAIYSTFLQRGYDQVVHDVAIQKLPVRFAIDRAGLVGADGATHAGSFDIGYLGALPGMVLMAAADELELSRMVKTAALIDDAPSAFRYPRGNGTGIAIPDVIEPLEIGKGRIVREGSRIAILSLGTRLEESLKAADALAAQGFSTTVADARFAKPLDEDLILRLAREHEVLITVEEGAMGGFGAFVLHLLAEKGALDRGLRIRTLTLPDVFQDQESPFDMYDTAGLNARHIAAKALEAMGKDDAAAERVAAALIAG; translated from the coding sequence ATGGCACCGAAAACCCCCATTCTCGACACCATCTCGTCCCCGGCCGATCTCAAGAATCTGCCGCTCGATCGGCTCAAGACGCTGGCCGACGAACTGCGGGCGGAGACGATTGATGCGGTGTCGGTGACCGGTGGCCATCTCGGGGCCGGCCTCGGCGTGGTCGAACTGACCACCGCCTTGCACCATGTCTTCGACACGCCGACCGATACGCTGATCTGGGATGTCGGCCACCAGTGCTACCCGCACAAGATCCTGACCGGTCGTCGCGACCGCATCCGCACCCTGCGCCAGCCTGGCGGCCTGTCCGGCTTCACCAAACGCTCGGAGAGCGCGTACGACCCGTTCGGCGCCGCCCACGCTTCGACTTCGATCTCGGCTGCGCTCGGCTTTGCCGTCGGCCGCGATCTCAAGGGCGAGCAGCGCAATGTGATTGCCGTCATCGGCGACGGCTCGATGTCGGCCGGCATGGCTTATGAGGCGATGAACAATGCCGGCCATATCGGCGGCCGCCTGATCGTCATCCTCAACGACAATGACATGTCCATCGCCCCGCCGGTCGGCGCGATGAGCCATTATTTCGCCCGCCTCGTCTCCTCGCAGGGCTATCGCTCGATCCGCAAGCTCGGCAAGGGCGTCGCCAAGGCGTTTCGGGTCGAGGAGGCGGCGCGCCGGGCCGAGGAATACATGCGCGGCATGGCGATGGGCGGCACGCTGTTCGAGGAGATGGGCTTTCGCTATGTCGGCCCGATTGATGGCCATGACCTCGACCAGCTTGTCCCGGTGCTGCGCAATGTGCGCGACGGTGACAGCGCCCCGGTCCTGATCCATGTGGTGACCCAGAAGGGCAAGGGCTATGCCCCCGCCGAAGCGGCCGACGACAAGTATCACGGCGTCGCCAAGTTCAATGTCATCACCGGCGAGCAGCAAAAATCCAAGGCGGCAGCCCCGTCCTACACCAAGGTTTTCGCGCAACAGCTGATCCGCGAGGCCGAGGCCGACAGCCGCGTCGTCGGCGTCACCGCCGCGATGCCGGGCGGCACCGGGCTCGACCTGTTCGGGGACCGTTTCCCGGACCGGATGTTTGATGTCGGTATTGCTGAGCAGCACGCCGTGACCTTCGCCGCCGGCCTCGCTGCCGACGGCATGAAGCCCTTTGCTGCGATCTACTCGACCTTCCTGCAGCGCGGCTATGACCAGGTCGTCCACGATGTGGCGATCCAGAAACTGCCCGTCCGCTTTGCCATCGACCGCGCCGGCCTTGTCGGTGCTGACGGGGCGACCCATGCCGGCAGTTTCGACATTGGCTATCTCGGCGCCCTGCCGGGCATGGTGCTGATGGCCGCCGCCGACGAGCTCGAACTTTCGCGCATGGTCAAGACCGCCGCCCTGATCGACGATGCCCCGTCCGCCTTCCGCTATCCGCGCGGCAATGGCACCGGCATCGCCATCCCGGACGTGATCGAGCCGCTGGAGATCGGCAAGGGCCGCATCGTCCGCGAGGGCTCGCGCATCGCCATCCTGTCGCTCGGCACCCGTCTCGAGGAAAGCCTCAAGGCCGCCGACGCGCTCGCCGCGCAGGGCTTCTCGACCACGGTCGCCGATGCCCGTTTCGCCAAGCCGCTGGACGAGGACCTCATCCTGCGCCTGGCGCGCGAGCATGAAGTCCTGATCACGGTGGAAGAGGGCGCCATGGGCGGCTTCGGCGCCTTCGTGCTGCACCTGCTGGCCGAGAAGGGCGCGCTCGACCGTGGCCTGCGCATCCGCACCCTGACCCTGCCGGATGTCTTCCAGGACCAGGAATCCCCCTTCGACATGTATGACACCGCCGGCCTCAACGCCCGCCACATCGCCGCCAAGGCGCTGGAAGCCATGGGCAAGGACGATGCCGCGGCCGAGCGCGTGGCGGCGGCGCTGATCGCGGGTTAG
- a CDS encoding polyprenyl synthetase family protein: MKDFEQRLNEHADRVTVALDALLPRAEGPEAHLNSAMRYAALGPGKRLRPFLAIEAGNLVHADERGVLRAACALECIHAYSLIHDDLPCMDDDDMRRGRPTVHKAYDEATAVLAGDGLQAMAYEIIAHPDTHPRGGVRARLVERLSRASGPYGMVGGQMIDIRAETEQFDISVVTRMHRMKTGALISYAVESATILKEVDDPVRRALEGFAHDLGLAYQITDDLLDATGDAGEAGKAVGKDAGQGKATFVTILGIEGAQDRSRHLAAQAKDHLEPFGARADVLRDAVDFILARRS, from the coding sequence ATGAAAGATTTCGAACAGCGTCTCAATGAGCATGCCGATCGGGTGACGGTCGCGCTTGATGCGCTTCTGCCACGCGCCGAAGGGCCTGAAGCCCACCTCAATTCGGCGATGCGCTATGCCGCCCTCGGGCCGGGCAAGCGTCTGAGGCCCTTTCTGGCCATCGAGGCGGGCAATCTGGTTCATGCCGACGAGCGCGGCGTGTTGCGCGCGGCCTGCGCGCTGGAATGCATCCACGCCTATTCCCTGATCCATGACGATCTGCCGTGCATGGATGATGATGACATGCGGCGCGGTCGTCCGACCGTCCACAAGGCCTATGACGAAGCCACCGCTGTTCTGGCCGGCGACGGCCTGCAGGCGATGGCCTATGAGATTATCGCCCATCCCGACACCCATCCCCGCGGGGGTGTGCGCGCGCGCCTGGTCGAGCGCCTGTCCAGGGCGTCCGGCCCGTATGGCATGGTCGGCGGGCAGATGATCGATATCCGTGCCGAGACCGAGCAGTTCGACATTTCTGTGGTCACCCGCATGCACCGCATGAAGACCGGCGCGCTGATCTCTTATGCGGTCGAGAGCGCGACCATCCTCAAGGAGGTCGATGACCCGGTGCGGCGGGCGCTTGAGGGGTTTGCCCATGATCTCGGCTTGGCCTATCAGATAACCGACGATCTTCTGGATGCGACGGGTGATGCCGGTGAGGCGGGCAAGGCGGTCGGCAAGGATGCCGGTCAAGGAAAAGCCACCTTCGTCACCATTCTGGGTATCGAAGGCGCGCAGGACCGTTCGCGGCACTTGGCCGCACAGGCCAAGGACCACCTTGAACCTTTCGGTGCACGCGCAGATGTTTTGAGAGACGCGGTCGACTTCATCCTCGCCCGGCGCTCGTGA
- a CDS encoding tRNA-binding protein: MPQATPDTVSIEDFLKLDIRIGTVVRAEPFPQARKPAIRLWIDFGGELGEKKSSAQITAHYSPAALVGKQVLAVVNFPPRQIGPMLSEVLTLGVSDGKGEIVLMAPDQSVPNGSRLH; encoded by the coding sequence ATGCCGCAGGCGACCCCCGACACAGTCTCGATCGAGGACTTTCTCAAGCTCGACATCCGCATCGGAACCGTGGTCCGCGCCGAGCCCTTTCCGCAGGCGCGCAAGCCGGCCATCCGGCTCTGGATCGATTTCGGCGGCGAGCTCGGCGAGAAGAAGTCCTCGGCCCAGATCACGGCGCACTACTCGCCGGCCGCCCTGGTCGGCAAGCAGGTGTTGGCGGTAGTGAATTTTCCACCGCGCCAGATCGGGCCGATGCTGTCGGAAGTGCTGACTCTCGGCGTTTCTGATGGCAAGGGAGAGATCGTGCTGATGGCGCCGGACCAGTCCGTGCCCAACGGGTCGCGATTGCACTAG
- a CDS encoding exodeoxyribonuclease VII small subunit: MNAEPHADIATLSFEKALAELEGIVRQLESGEVELERSIEIYERGAALRAHCDSKLKAAELKVEKIVRGEDGQPATEPAGFD; encoded by the coding sequence ATGAACGCTGAGCCCCATGCCGACATTGCGACCTTGAGCTTCGAGAAAGCGCTGGCCGAGCTGGAAGGCATTGTCCGCCAGCTGGAGTCCGGTGAAGTCGAACTCGAACGCTCGATCGAGATCTATGAGCGCGGCGCCGCGCTGCGGGCGCATTGTGACAGCAAGCTCAAGGCGGCCGAACTGAAGGTCGAGAAAATCGTGCGCGGTGAGGACGGTCAGCCGGCCACCGAGCCGGCCGGTTTCGACTAG
- a CDS encoding histidine phosphatase family protein, which produces MTDMNTAKPARPGYITIARHGQPLANREAMMDWRGYEDWWDNTYQPAPLVEGQVAPEPLKAQAVDARTIFASTLRRAIETAQAVAPGRELVIEDDFVEAELPPPPWPGRFMAKTWGVFARCTWWLGQSRGRESRVEADARAARAVARLIAAAEDGPVVCCAHGWFNRMMRPHLKAAGWVCVRDGGDSYWSWRRYEYRGD; this is translated from the coding sequence ATGACAGACATGAACACCGCCAAGCCCGCGCGGCCCGGCTATATCACCATTGCCCGACACGGCCAGCCGCTCGCCAATCGCGAGGCGATGATGGACTGGCGTGGCTATGAGGACTGGTGGGACAATACCTATCAGCCGGCGCCGCTGGTTGAGGGTCAGGTCGCGCCCGAGCCGTTGAAGGCACAGGCCGTCGACGCGCGGACCATCTTTGCCTCCACCCTGCGCCGCGCCATCGAGACCGCCCAGGCGGTCGCGCCAGGCCGCGAGCTGGTCATCGAGGACGATTTCGTCGAGGCCGAGCTGCCGCCGCCGCCCTGGCCGGGCCGTTTCATGGCCAAGACCTGGGGCGTGTTCGCGCGCTGCACCTGGTGGCTGGGCCAGTCGCGCGGCCGCGAAAGCCGCGTCGAGGCCGACGCGCGTGCCGCACGGGCGGTTGCCCGCCTGATCGCCGCGGCCGAGGACGGACCGGTGGTGTGCTGCGCCCATGGCTGGTTCAACCGCATGATGCGGCCGCACCTGAAAGCCGCCGGATGGGTCTGCGTCCGCGATGGTGGCGACAGCTACTGGTCCTGGCGCCGCTATGAGTATCGTGGCGACTGA